Proteins encoded by one window of Cuniculiplasma divulgatum:
- a CDS encoding 50S ribosomal protein L44e, with the protein MKIPKTVKMYCKFCKEHTKHEVERVRKKKASELNLGQRRFRRATSGFGGFPRPKPEGREKPTKRVNLRYRCTKCKKASTPPSQRAKKLEIVEVR; encoded by the coding sequence TTGAAAATACCAAAAACAGTTAAAATGTACTGCAAATTCTGCAAGGAACATACCAAACATGAAGTGGAAAGAGTAAGAAAAAAGAAGGCTAGTGAACTTAATCTGGGTCAAAGGAGATTCAGGAGAGCAACATCTGGTTTTGGAGGTTTCCCGAGGCCAAAGCCTGAGGGCAGAGAAAAACCAACTAAAAGAGTTAATTTAAGATACAGATGCACAAAATGCAAGAAAGCAAGCACTCCCCCATCACAGAGAGCCAAGAAACTTGAAATTGTGGAGGTAAGATAA
- a CDS encoding DNA topoisomerase IV subunit A → MSRSENTEEQLKNFVNTIYEAIKNEDIPEIKIKSRTRDNIVLDALYGVWKYGDQEVRRTARKIDGAEFIAKSLYTINFILDMLKESKSSTLREMYYISEGWKDYKFATQDESNVLAEDMEVMTELMREDFHLRPEENGASIIGDITIEEKNRKNEFKRINCRDDVGDAGYNIPYNVEEEKVRLISHDADMIVALETGGMFDRLVENKFDEDFRAILVHLKGQPARSTRRMLKRMNEEMGLPVYIFTDGDPWSFRIYASVAYGAIKTAHISHWLAVPTAEFVGISASDILNYDLPTDKLNDKDISALNSELQDPRFQNEFWKSEIETMLKINQKAEQQALAKYGLNFVTDTYLPEKLNLKR, encoded by the coding sequence ATGAGCAGGAGTGAAAATACAGAAGAACAGCTGAAGAACTTTGTAAATACAATTTATGAGGCCATAAAGAATGAGGATATCCCTGAGATAAAGATTAAGTCACGAACACGGGATAACATAGTTCTTGACGCACTATACGGTGTATGGAAATACGGGGACCAGGAGGTTAGGAGAACAGCCAGAAAGATAGATGGAGCAGAGTTCATTGCCAAATCACTTTACACAATCAACTTCATTCTTGATATGTTGAAAGAGTCAAAGTCATCAACTCTCAGGGAGATGTATTACATATCTGAGGGCTGGAAGGATTACAAGTTTGCGACACAGGACGAGTCAAATGTGCTCGCAGAGGACATGGAAGTAATGACAGAATTGATGAGAGAGGATTTTCATCTGAGGCCGGAGGAGAATGGTGCAAGTATTATTGGCGATATTACCATAGAGGAAAAGAACAGGAAGAATGAATTTAAGAGAATCAACTGTCGTGATGATGTTGGAGATGCGGGATATAATATACCATATAATGTAGAGGAGGAAAAGGTCAGGCTCATATCACACGATGCAGATATGATTGTAGCTCTGGAAACGGGAGGAATGTTTGACAGACTTGTGGAAAACAAGTTTGACGAGGATTTCAGGGCAATACTTGTCCATCTTAAGGGGCAGCCAGCTAGAAGCACAAGAAGGATGCTCAAGAGGATGAATGAGGAGATGGGTCTTCCCGTATATATCTTCACAGATGGGGATCCATGGTCGTTCAGGATATATGCATCAGTGGCATATGGGGCAATAAAGACTGCACACATTTCACACTGGCTTGCAGTTCCAACAGCTGAATTTGTGGGAATTAGTGCTTCAGATATACTCAATTATGATCTTCCAACAGATAAATTGAATGACAAGGATATATCAGCATTAAATTCTGAACTTCAGGACCCAAGATTCCAAAACGAATTCTGGAAATCAGAAATTGAGACGATGCTTAAAATAAATCAGAAAGCTGAACAACAGGCTCTGGCCAAATATGGCCTGAATTTTGTAACTGATACATATCTTCCAGAGAAACTTAATCTGAAGAGATGA
- a CDS encoding ABC transporter ATP-binding protein, with the protein MKAIEIRNLKFYYQGEEEPALSIDNFYINEGESILLTGKSGSGKSTLVNCINGIIPNVINGEISGTVCLYGKDVSDMKLPEIAKVVGTLFQDPERQVMNYGIVDEIAFGPENLKLPREEIQRRVDKAVRVVDLEKFLDRETSKLSGGELQRVALASVIAMEPSILILDEPTSNIDPEGTEQIFEFLRENKKNMTQIIVEHKVERALPFVDRIVVIDNGRIILNVSKEHLMRSADVLLTAGIEIPEEYIYAKKLGIDSVDPNIVREKIRETGMELSHRKRKNDGEIILKAHVEVSVKGVEQKEIVNSTISLKKGQVYCIMGKNGAGKTTLVKGLMDFLNRKNFQVSSELVMENMDLTKSDYVIRGRGLAYLPQSFDLMLVSKTVQDEVYYSAKHRKVKDFETMGDALIHMFFLDDKRDADPLMLSTGQRRRVCMSAALASSAHIMLMDEPTSGQDFMNKKVLGEEIRKLCDMGYSFIIVTHDSRFAYRYSDYIGIMSNGSIIHEGVPEEIFKLSHKYGVIAPSDFILRYEEEVKN; encoded by the coding sequence ATGAAAGCCATAGAAATAAGAAACCTAAAATTTTATTATCAGGGTGAAGAGGAGCCTGCCTTGTCAATTGATAATTTTTACATTAATGAAGGAGAAAGCATTCTTCTAACTGGGAAGTCTGGTTCAGGTAAAAGCACTCTCGTAAATTGCATAAATGGTATAATCCCGAATGTCATCAACGGTGAAATTTCTGGAACCGTATGCCTATATGGAAAAGATGTAAGCGATATGAAGCTTCCTGAAATAGCAAAGGTAGTTGGGACACTTTTTCAGGATCCCGAGAGACAGGTTATGAATTATGGTATTGTCGATGAAATCGCATTCGGTCCTGAAAATCTTAAACTCCCCAGAGAAGAAATTCAAAGAAGAGTGGATAAAGCCGTAAGGGTTGTAGATCTGGAGAAGTTCCTTGATCGAGAAACATCAAAGTTATCCGGCGGAGAACTGCAGAGAGTGGCACTGGCTTCAGTTATAGCAATGGAACCATCAATCCTGATCCTTGATGAGCCAACTTCAAACATTGATCCAGAAGGAACAGAGCAGATCTTCGAGTTTCTTAGGGAAAACAAGAAAAATATGACACAAATTATAGTGGAACACAAGGTCGAAAGGGCTCTGCCATTTGTTGATAGAATCGTGGTTATAGACAACGGCAGGATAATATTGAATGTGTCGAAGGAGCATCTGATGAGGAGTGCAGACGTTCTTCTTACAGCAGGTATAGAGATACCAGAGGAATATATCTATGCAAAAAAACTTGGAATAGATTCTGTTGACCCAAATATAGTCAGGGAAAAAATAAGAGAAACGGGAATGGAACTATCTCACAGGAAGAGAAAAAATGATGGAGAAATTATATTGAAAGCCCATGTTGAAGTTTCTGTTAAGGGTGTAGAACAGAAAGAGATAGTGAATTCAACGATCAGCTTGAAGAAAGGACAGGTGTACTGCATAATGGGTAAAAATGGAGCCGGTAAAACTACACTGGTAAAGGGTTTAATGGACTTCCTTAACAGAAAAAACTTCCAGGTTTCCAGTGAACTTGTTATGGAAAATATGGATCTAACGAAATCAGACTATGTAATAAGAGGAAGGGGGCTTGCATATTTACCTCAAAGTTTTGATCTCATGCTGGTAAGCAAGACTGTTCAGGATGAAGTATATTATTCGGCAAAACACAGGAAAGTAAAGGATTTCGAGACGATGGGAGATGCACTAATCCATATGTTCTTCCTGGATGACAAGAGGGACGCAGATCCATTGATGCTCAGTACCGGGCAGAGGAGAAGGGTCTGTATGTCTGCAGCCCTTGCATCATCTGCTCATATAATGCTTATGGATGAACCAACATCTGGACAGGATTTCATGAATAAGAAGGTTCTGGGGGAAGAGATCAGGAAATTATGTGACATGGGATACTCATTCATCATCGTTACACACGATTCAAGATTTGCATATAGATACTCTGATTATATAGGAATAATGAGCAACGGAAGTATAATCCACGAAGGCGTACCTGAGGAAATATTTAAGCTCTCACATAAGTATGGGGTCATTGCCCCGTCGGATTTTATTTTGAGATATGAAGAAGAGGTGAAAAATTAG
- a CDS encoding alkaline phosphatase family protein translates to MESNDLVLPNYENGSLYNLAQSVMTSLELRPHNNCLKVLPVDGKKMSVVLIDGFGYLAGVKAGIIEDGEPYLTSVFPSITTTALVTLMSGQLPGDHCVLGGTTFVKKFGTIIDNFQFSPVYSKGKDSLKEFGSMKDTYKVENTVEKAVMIGKKIAIISPEFIRKSELTTITNSTKGDHFHYYHLWDALYFYRKALENGYDFVYLYIPFADKLSHIYGPYSEQNLSALREIVNSVKKEMDPYKNEYRFIITADHGHVEAKRAIQMTDYPAVPANFSMAPFGSTRSIFFSGSSNLLESLNNYLPGLKIYDNNKNNLKMLLGSSECSRFSSFDYIGIPINGDSFFYPGSLDEGNTTYFKGRHGGLCRDEMLIPLIII, encoded by the coding sequence ATGGAATCTAACGATCTTGTTCTACCGAACTATGAAAATGGAAGTTTATATAATTTGGCACAAAGTGTAATGACAAGCCTAGAGCTTCGCCCACATAATAATTGTTTGAAAGTTTTACCAGTAGATGGAAAAAAGATGAGTGTTGTCCTAATAGATGGATTTGGTTATCTTGCTGGAGTAAAAGCTGGAATTATCGAAGATGGAGAGCCATACTTGACGAGTGTATTCCCGTCAATAACTACCACTGCACTTGTGACCCTAATGTCGGGCCAGCTTCCAGGAGATCACTGTGTTCTGGGTGGAACAACTTTTGTTAAAAAATTTGGGACCATTATTGATAATTTCCAGTTTTCTCCTGTGTATTCGAAAGGAAAAGACTCCTTAAAAGAATTTGGATCAATGAAAGATACATATAAAGTTGAAAATACAGTGGAAAAAGCAGTAATGATTGGGAAAAAGATTGCTATAATATCTCCAGAATTTATTAGAAAATCGGAATTGACTACAATAACTAACAGTACTAAAGGAGATCACTTTCATTATTATCACCTGTGGGATGCTTTATATTTCTACAGAAAGGCATTAGAAAACGGATATGATTTTGTTTATTTATATATTCCATTTGCTGATAAACTGTCGCATATCTATGGCCCATATTCAGAACAGAATCTTAGTGCTCTCAGAGAAATAGTAAACAGTGTAAAGAAAGAAATGGATCCTTATAAAAATGAATACAGATTCATAATAACTGCAGATCACGGTCATGTTGAGGCTAAAAGGGCGATACAGATGACTGATTACCCAGCAGTACCGGCTAACTTTTCCATGGCTCCATTTGGTTCTACCAGGTCTATATTTTTCTCTGGATCAAGTAATCTGCTTGAGTCTCTCAACAACTATCTACCAGGTTTAAAGATATACGATAATAACAAGAATAATCTGAAAATGCTCTTAGGATCATCAGAATGTAGCCGATTTTCAAGCTTTGACTATATAGGAATACCCATAAACGGAGATTCATTTTTTTATCCTGGCTCTTTAGATGAAGGCAACACTACATATTTTAAAGGTAGACATGGAGGGTTGTGCAGGGATGAAATGTTGATTCCCTTAATCATCATATGA
- a CDS encoding DNA topoisomerase VI subunit B yields MQEKKKPQEFKQVSISEFFEKNRHILGFDSLQRALFIMVKEAVDNSLDACEEHGILPDLDVKISRISGDIYEMVVLDNGPGIERTQVPKAFGQLLYGSRFHVMRQTRGQQGLGITAAILYGQITTGEFSHITTKRPADDVAYHFEMGIDIKNNVANIKTEEPVIWKAEHGTEVRIRAKGKYITGRQSIHEYLKEVAVVNPNARIRFTDPDGTAITFERSIEEPSRQSKPVKPHPYGLEVGELLSLASESSNRNMKELFVENFSRISLNTASEILEKSGVDPEMRPAALERAEAERIISTISEVKLMPPSAESLSPISEQFIRVGMLSVYGDERPGFYGRPISGSVRIHKGNPFSVEIGMVYGGELPSDQPARIIRYANKVPLLFQAGSCAITEAISETDWRQYGMEQKQGKGVPYGPAIILVHVYGPKIPYVSESKEAIAPVSEIVEEIKNVLKAEMRQLRRFNNRIERNKKMGEKFRLVSKIIPEIAKKSSEILKLEVPDYRRTMSKIANVVFVREEVENGDKKKSITSVINYTDDTVSFNLKIVFPFREVDIKIENLESAETYSYEEGLDQVKGNYTGAEYFVTGINPVLVQGAEELPADWDLKGVEVNEQE; encoded by the coding sequence ATGCAGGAAAAGAAAAAGCCACAGGAATTCAAGCAGGTTTCTATATCGGAATTTTTTGAGAAAAATAGGCACATACTTGGTTTTGATTCATTGCAAAGAGCTTTATTTATTATGGTAAAAGAGGCGGTGGATAATTCACTTGATGCATGTGAGGAACATGGAATACTTCCAGATTTAGACGTGAAGATTTCAAGGATATCAGGGGACATTTATGAGATGGTGGTTCTGGATAATGGACCTGGAATAGAGAGAACGCAGGTCCCAAAGGCCTTCGGACAACTACTCTATGGTTCAAGATTTCATGTGATGAGGCAGACAAGGGGACAGCAAGGACTTGGAATAACGGCAGCAATCCTCTATGGTCAGATAACAACAGGTGAATTCTCTCATATCACTACAAAGAGGCCAGCTGACGATGTTGCATACCACTTCGAAATGGGTATAGATATCAAAAATAATGTGGCAAATATAAAGACAGAAGAGCCGGTTATATGGAAGGCAGAACATGGAACAGAGGTAAGGATAAGGGCAAAGGGGAAATACATAACCGGAAGGCAATCCATACATGAATATCTGAAGGAAGTGGCAGTGGTAAATCCAAATGCAAGAATTAGATTCACAGATCCCGATGGGACAGCAATTACTTTTGAAAGATCCATCGAAGAACCTTCAAGGCAGTCAAAACCGGTCAAACCCCATCCCTATGGACTTGAGGTGGGAGAGCTTTTATCCCTTGCTTCCGAAAGCTCTAACAGAAACATGAAGGAGTTATTCGTAGAAAACTTTTCAAGAATAAGTTTAAACACGGCATCTGAAATACTGGAAAAATCTGGAGTTGATCCAGAAATGAGGCCAGCAGCGCTTGAGAGGGCTGAGGCAGAAAGGATAATATCGACCATATCTGAGGTGAAGCTTATGCCTCCCTCAGCTGAATCCCTATCACCAATTTCGGAGCAGTTCATCAGGGTAGGTATGCTTTCCGTATATGGTGATGAGCGGCCAGGTTTTTATGGCAGACCCATTTCAGGTTCAGTCAGAATTCATAAGGGTAACCCGTTTTCAGTTGAAATAGGAATGGTATATGGTGGAGAACTCCCTTCAGACCAGCCAGCACGAATAATAAGATATGCAAATAAGGTCCCTCTTCTATTTCAGGCTGGTTCCTGTGCTATCACAGAGGCAATATCAGAAACGGACTGGAGGCAGTATGGAATGGAGCAGAAACAGGGAAAGGGGGTTCCTTACGGCCCCGCTATAATTCTTGTCCATGTATATGGGCCAAAGATTCCATATGTGTCAGAGTCAAAGGAAGCAATAGCACCTGTTAGCGAAATAGTTGAGGAAATTAAGAATGTCCTGAAAGCAGAAATGAGGCAGCTGAGAAGATTCAACAACAGGATAGAGAGAAACAAGAAGATGGGGGAGAAATTCAGACTCGTGAGCAAGATAATTCCTGAGATTGCAAAAAAGAGTTCAGAAATTCTAAAGCTCGAAGTGCCCGATTACAGGAGGACAATGAGTAAAATTGCAAACGTTGTTTTTGTAAGGGAAGAAGTTGAGAACGGAGATAAAAAGAAATCAATTACATCTGTCATAAATTATACAGATGATACAGTTTCATTCAATCTGAAGATCGTTTTTCCCTTCAGGGAAGTTGACATAAAAATTGAAAACCTTGAATCAGCAGAAACATACAGTTACGAAGAAGGTCTAGATCAGGTAAAGGGAAACTATACTGGTGCGGAATATTTTGTTACAGGAATAAATCCAGTTCTGGTACAAGGAGCTGAGGAGCTGCCAGCAGACTGGGATTTAAAGGGGGTGGAAGTAAATGAGCAGGAGTGA
- a CDS encoding 30S ribosomal protein S27e, with protein MTDKEMKKLKGKGNRFIKIKCPECGSEQITYTKGSSVVNCNICGSELAKPTGGTIMTNCEITEEF; from the coding sequence ATGACTGATAAGGAAATGAAAAAACTGAAGGGAAAGGGAAATAGGTTCATAAAAATCAAGTGCCCAGAGTGCGGTAGTGAGCAGATTACATACACCAAAGGTTCAAGTGTAGTAAACTGCAATATCTGCGGATCTGAACTTGCAAAACCCACGGGCGGTACCATTATGACTAACTGTGAGATCACAGAAGAATTCTGA
- a CDS encoding translation initiation factor IF-2 subunit alpha, which produces MMEKMNDIPEIGDLVVVTVTKVEKFGAEVKLDEYKDLNGFIHIAEVANGWVRYIRDHLREGQKTVCKVLQIDSRRKSVDLSLKRVNEHQKREKISEWKNDQKAEKLMELVSASLKKSPEECMTEFGNELVEKYGSLYSAFEEAATEEEDFYKGTKAKWRNAFLKIATQNVQSPFVKIGGTIEMYSLESKGIEKIKNCLDIGEIADATIRYAGAPRYLLKVRDREYKSAEDKLKTIIQNISDNCKKSGVSFEFIRDSKDK; this is translated from the coding sequence ATGATGGAAAAAATGAATGATATCCCTGAAATTGGAGACCTTGTGGTAGTAACCGTAACAAAGGTTGAAAAATTTGGGGCTGAGGTGAAGCTTGATGAATACAAAGACCTTAACGGGTTTATCCATATCGCAGAGGTAGCCAATGGTTGGGTCAGGTATATAAGGGATCATCTCAGGGAAGGACAGAAAACAGTATGTAAGGTACTTCAAATTGATTCGAGAAGAAAAAGTGTTGATCTATCACTTAAGAGGGTAAATGAACATCAGAAGAGAGAAAAAATTTCAGAATGGAAGAATGATCAGAAGGCCGAGAAGTTAATGGAATTGGTCTCAGCATCTCTGAAGAAATCTCCTGAAGAATGTATGACTGAATTTGGAAACGAATTAGTCGAAAAGTATGGAAGTCTGTATTCAGCGTTTGAAGAGGCTGCTACAGAAGAAGAAGATTTTTACAAAGGAACAAAAGCAAAGTGGAGAAATGCTTTTCTGAAGATAGCAACACAGAATGTACAGTCCCCATTCGTTAAAATTGGTGGCACAATAGAGATGTATTCGCTTGAATCCAAGGGTATTGAGAAGATTAAGAACTGCCTAGATATAGGTGAGATTGCAGATGCTACCATAAGGTATGCAGGAGCACCAAGATATTTATTGAAAGTTAGAGACAGGGAATATAAGAGCGCTGAGGATAAACTTAAAACTATTATTCAGAATATTTCAGACAACTGCAAAAAGAGTGGGGTATCCTTTGAGTTTATCAGGGATAGTAAGGACAAATGA
- a CDS encoding nitrilase-related carbon-nitrogen hydrolase yields MNGSSVSNQMRIAVVQFNSGKSKEENLDFIKGKIDKYSGKQDLVIFPEYSMIKPDFNDRNFMIDVSESITGQFVEEIRSMTMKREIAVIGNFVESRGQTEKPFNTSFAIDNMGILFGKYQKLHLFDSYGYMESKVYNEGLRRPEVISLNGIPLGMEICYDIRFPELSRLYALKGAQMITIQAGFFKGEYKLETWTALLKSIAMTNGVFVVASGQSGPEFIGHSTVISPAGKVIEELGEDEEDITVKIDMSEVTSYRENVKVLTARRRDFYDISGF; encoded by the coding sequence ATGAACGGTTCTTCAGTAAGCAATCAAATGAGAATTGCAGTTGTGCAATTCAATTCCGGAAAAAGCAAGGAAGAAAACCTGGACTTTATAAAGGGAAAAATTGACAAATATTCTGGAAAACAGGATCTGGTTATATTTCCTGAATACTCTATGATCAAGCCAGATTTCAATGACAGAAACTTTATGATTGATGTCTCTGAATCTATCACTGGACAATTCGTTGAGGAAATCAGAAGTATGACTATGAAAAGAGAAATAGCTGTAATTGGAAATTTTGTGGAGAGCAGGGGTCAAACTGAGAAACCATTCAACACATCATTTGCCATAGACAATATGGGTATTCTATTTGGAAAATATCAGAAACTCCATCTATTTGACTCCTACGGATATATGGAATCGAAGGTTTACAATGAGGGTCTCAGAAGACCAGAAGTCATTTCCCTTAATGGCATTCCACTTGGTATGGAAATCTGTTATGATATAAGGTTTCCGGAACTGTCCAGATTATATGCGCTAAAGGGTGCACAGATGATAACCATTCAGGCTGGATTCTTTAAGGGAGAATACAAGCTTGAGACATGGACTGCACTGCTGAAAAGTATCGCAATGACAAATGGGGTTTTTGTTGTGGCTTCTGGGCAATCTGGACCAGAATTCATAGGGCATTCAACAGTGATTTCACCGGCAGGAAAGGTAATAGAAGAGCTGGGCGAAGATGAGGAAGATATTACTGTGAAAATTGATATGTCAGAAGTGACTTCATACAGAGAAAACGTAAAGGTTCTCACTGCAAGAAGAAGAGATTTTTACGATATATCCGGTTTCTGA
- a CDS encoding proteasome assembly chaperone family protein yields METIKIKKMIDVIPEGTSTLVCGLPGIGNVGRITVDYMIDKLKMEKVLEIYSSHFPAQVFVDREGKAHLNRNTLFYKQISKSKSLFVFTGDFQGNTPEGQYELSWRLLEIAREMNVNIIYTLGGYGVGKLVETPRILGAFTDSSLKQNLIKNGVKFPEGEPGGGIVGSNGLIVGLAYKFFRIQAACLMGETSGYFPDPKAALEILKTLTKLVGFRVSLMDLEERCKNLSELTEKMQSDMIDKEKKDDLGYFQ; encoded by the coding sequence ATGGAGACAATTAAGATTAAGAAAATGATAGACGTAATACCAGAAGGAACAAGTACACTGGTATGTGGGCTTCCTGGCATAGGTAATGTTGGAAGAATTACAGTAGATTACATGATCGACAAGTTGAAGATGGAGAAGGTTCTCGAAATTTATTCCTCTCATTTCCCGGCTCAGGTATTTGTGGACAGAGAAGGCAAGGCTCATTTAAATAGAAATACTCTGTTTTACAAGCAAATTTCAAAGTCTAAATCACTATTCGTGTTCACAGGAGATTTTCAGGGAAACACACCAGAGGGTCAGTATGAACTTTCGTGGAGGTTACTGGAAATTGCAAGGGAAATGAACGTGAATATCATATACACACTTGGTGGATATGGTGTAGGCAAACTTGTTGAGACTCCAAGAATTCTTGGTGCCTTTACCGATTCAAGTCTAAAACAAAACCTCATAAAGAATGGTGTGAAGTTCCCTGAAGGTGAACCGGGTGGAGGAATAGTCGGATCAAACGGTCTGATAGTAGGACTTGCTTATAAGTTCTTTAGAATACAGGCTGCATGTCTTATGGGTGAAACATCTGGGTATTTCCCTGACCCTAAGGCAGCACTTGAAATATTGAAAACACTCACAAAACTTGTGGGCTTCAGGGTTTCTCTCATGGATCTTGAGGAAAGGTGTAAAAATCTTTCAGAATTAACTGAAAAAATGCAGTCAGATATGATCGACAAGGAAAAGAAGGATGATCTGGGTTATTTCCAGTAA
- a CDS encoding nucleolar RNA-binding Nop10p family protein: MYTMELNCPKCSGATKLAGPMKYSTTDKFQKYRLEEMEENEDGDN, encoded by the coding sequence ATGTACACAATGGAATTGAATTGTCCAAAATGTTCCGGGGCAACAAAATTGGCCGGACCAATGAAATATTCTACAACTGATAAATTCCAGAAGTACAGGCTGGAAGAAATGGAGGAGAATGAAGATGGAGACAATTAA
- a CDS encoding energy-coupling factor transporter transmembrane component T family protein has translation MYSILDSVISWLLFIFGISIPFYLILGAIGISGFKEITSYENYHTFYYRVNAAVKIVLSVIIVMVATFSIWWIGAIITFGFLGSYVTLKNGWRKLYLAGFLVLSVIIGTVWGYAPYEPFYIVSMALHTPINHFTTIWTWPSYFSILGYEHTLTLQSLYYSFQISFRFTAAIVASLLLVMTNTPAQIVKTLSKLKIPSPIIFSLVVAMKTIPSVFDSFDTSIKISLMRGYGGNRGKTLRPFITLAAAIYSIVPTIVHLLRGAKDIGISADTRAFRAYPTRSYLISMPFRREDYIFSAFLVIIVVGTIIAILMGFGRAIPYLT, from the coding sequence ATGTATAGTATTTTGGATTCGGTGATCAGCTGGCTATTGTTCATATTTGGAATAAGCATACCATTCTATCTTATTCTGGGTGCCATTGGTATTTCAGGGTTCAAAGAGATTACTTCGTATGAAAACTACCACACATTCTATTACAGAGTTAATGCAGCAGTAAAAATAGTTCTATCAGTAATTATAGTAATGGTTGCCACATTTTCTATATGGTGGATCGGTGCAATCATAACTTTTGGGTTTCTCGGCAGTTATGTTACTCTGAAGAACGGATGGAGAAAATTGTATCTAGCAGGCTTTTTGGTTCTTTCGGTAATCATAGGCACCGTCTGGGGCTATGCTCCCTATGAGCCTTTCTACATAGTTTCTATGGCACTACACACACCCATAAATCATTTTACTACCATATGGACATGGCCATCATATTTTAGTATACTTGGTTATGAGCATACACTGACCTTACAGTCCCTGTACTACAGTTTCCAAATTTCATTCAGGTTCACTGCCGCAATTGTAGCAAGTCTTCTACTAGTGATGACGAATACACCTGCACAGATCGTAAAAACACTAAGTAAGCTTAAAATTCCAAGTCCGATTATATTTTCCCTTGTAGTTGCTATGAAAACTATTCCCTCTGTTTTTGATTCCTTCGATACTTCTATAAAGATATCCCTTATGAGAGGATACGGTGGTAACAGAGGTAAGACACTAAGGCCATTTATAACTCTGGCAGCAGCCATATATTCTATCGTTCCAACTATAGTACACCTTTTAAGGGGGGCAAAAGATATTGGGATTTCGGCTGATACAAGGGCTTTCAGGGCTTATCCCACAAGATCCTATCTGATTTCAATGCCATTCAGGAGAGAAGATTATATTTTTTCAGCATTTCTTGTAATTATAGTTGTAGGAACAATAATTGCTATATTAATGGGTTTTGGAAGGGCAATTCCTTACCTAACCTGA
- a CDS encoding HAD family hydrolase yields MSELKTVLVDFDNTIYDDLGAMRRTFVLLKREYRFFKSVPLDELLSRFYFTDYKMQDLLRTGGMTPEEVNLKRTDMFLQNIGLPLKDDMVKEIHDRIREVHIRTGKPFSGVHEVLGELKKKYVIGVVTNHMGNYQRQKIAKSKLDKYIDFMIPAYDYNVFKPEEEIFKIALKGANSSPDETVMLGDNWKADIKGALNAGIVPIWVNFKNQPAPNPEFKNIIRSFYPASEVVSKIEEFYSKGIETMSLEEGVN; encoded by the coding sequence ATGAGTGAACTTAAGACGGTATTAGTTGATTTTGATAACACGATTTATGATGATTTAGGTGCCATGAGAAGGACGTTTGTTTTGCTGAAAAGGGAGTATAGATTTTTCAAATCTGTACCACTCGATGAACTTCTTTCAAGATTTTATTTCACCGATTATAAAATGCAGGACCTGTTAAGGACAGGTGGGATGACTCCTGAGGAGGTCAATTTGAAGAGAACGGACATGTTTCTTCAAAATATAGGACTTCCACTTAAGGATGATATGGTAAAGGAGATACATGACAGAATAAGAGAGGTTCATATAAGAACAGGAAAACCATTTTCTGGAGTGCATGAGGTTTTGGGCGAATTGAAAAAGAAATATGTAATAGGTGTGGTAACTAACCATATGGGAAACTATCAGAGACAGAAAATAGCTAAATCAAAACTTGATAAGTATATTGATTTTATGATTCCAGCATATGATTATAATGTTTTCAAGCCTGAGGAAGAGATATTCAAAATTGCCCTGAAAGGTGCAAACTCGTCCCCGGATGAAACTGTAATGTTGGGGGATAACTGGAAAGCAGATATTAAGGGTGCCTTAAATGCAGGAATAGTGCCAATATGGGTGAATTTTAAGAATCAGCCTGCTCCCAATCCCGAATTCAAAAATATTATAAGGTCCTTTTATCCGGCATCTGAGGTTGTATCTAAAATTGAAGAGTTTTATTCAAAGGGAATTGAAACTATGTCCTTAGAAGAAGGTGTTAATTGA